The segment AGGACCTCTGCAAGGGCCTGTACGGCAAGACCCCGGCCCCCATCGACCCGGTTGTGATGAAGAAGGCCATCGGCGACGAGAAGCCCATCACCGACCGCCCGGCCAGCCACATCGCTCCGGAATGGGAGAAGTGCAAGAAGGAGATGGAGGGGATATCGGACAAGGAAGAGGACATCCTGTCCTACGCCCTGTACCCGGCGGTGGCCAAGGAGTATTTTGAGGTCCAGAAGGACCCCCTTAAGAAGAAGGCCCGCCAGGATTCCCTCAAAGTGGGCCTGCCCTCGCCCGATGGCCATCCCCAGCGCCATTTCGTGATGCGGGTCAACGGCCAGGATTATGAAGTGGGCGTCACCGAGACCGAATAACAAAGATAATCGTAAGGGCAGGTTTTAAACCTGCCCCAACTCGTAAGGGTTTGATTAATCAAACCCCAACAGTAAAGGAAGAGCAAACGATGGACAAAAAGACGGAGATCGGCGGCGGACCGATGAACACCCTGCTGGGCAAGGGCTCCAGTTTTAACGGCACTCTTAAAGTTGAAGGCGGGATCAGGATAGACGGCCAGGTTGAGGGGCAGGTAGAGACCAGCGGCACCCTGGTGATAGGTAAAGAGGGGTCATTGAAGGCTGAGATCCGGGCCAAGGACGCCATCATCGGCGGCAAGGTAATCGGGAACATAGTCGCTTCGAACAAGATTGAACTGCAAAGCGGCGCCCATTACAGCGGGGACATCAAGTGCCGGGGTCTGATCATAGACAGCGATGTTTATTTTGACGGAACCTCCAAGATGTTGGGCCAACACGAAAGCAAGGCCTGAGATCTGAGAAGGCAAACCAAAGGAGAAGAGGCTGGAATTATTATTCCAGCCTCTTCTCCTTTTTCCGGCGTTGGGATTCCTAAATATCAAACGCCCAAGCCCACGAACTTGACGTCCGGTTCCAGGGACAGCCCTTTGTGAAAACTGCCGATGCCGTCTTTGTCGCCGCTGACGGTGAACCGCAGCTTTTTCCGGTTCATCTGGCCGTCCTCCTCCAGTATCCTTACCGCCAGCCGGTTCTGCTGAGCCAGATTCATCAGGCTGGTCTTAAGGTCGGCCCCGGCCGGGCCCACCACCCAAAATTCTTCCATCAATATTTTTTCCATCATTGTCAGATCTCCCAACTTTAGGTTTATTGACTGCATACCGGTGCAGCAGACAAGGTAAAATTTATTGTTCCAAAACCTTGCTCTCTGATGTGTATCAGGGCAAGTTGACTGTGTCCGCGGCCACGATGTAGGGCAGGCACCAGGCTTTGGCCGAGTATGTGGCAGTGTTGTCACCAAACAGACAATTCTGGCTGATGACATCGACCGAAGCGTGGCGGACCCCCAGCAAGGCATCAACCGGTACCTGCCAGCTGTAGGTGAACATCTGGCCGTCAACTTTTTCCAGAGGGCGCCGGTCGTGCACCCGGTAAAGCCAGCGATGCAGAAATGACCAGAACTGGCCGGAGGGCGAGGCCCAGACGCTGACGGTCACAGAGTCTCCGGGATTGAACACCGGCAGCAGGTTACGAAGCCGGGTCTGAACCATATCCAGGGGTTTGATGACCACAATGCCGTTGCTGTTGGCGCAGCCGCTGATCACCACGCTGTCGATGCCCAGGCCGGGGTCGCCGTTAAGGGTGTACAGTTCCAGCGGGGTCACCCCCCAGACATGCCAAACATCATTGATCTTGCGCAGTCTGGCATAGCGGGTGGCCCGGTCATGCAGGCCGGCGCTGTTGAAGTTGCGCTGGAAGGGATCCCGGATGCTGTCACCGTCATTGTCCACATACATTATGCCGTAAATATCCAATGTTATAGTGGCGGTGGCGTTGATGCTGTCCGGGTCCAGGGTAACGCTGACCGTCCTGACCACCTGATCGACCTTCCGGGCAAACTTGATGGAGTCGGGAAAGATCTCGTTTTTGTCGGCAGATTTTAAGGAGGTAACAGATAACGGTATGGAAGTTCCATCATTGACAAAGGTGGTGGTATCGGTATATTGAGAGGAAAGCAACAGGTCTTTTATCTGATCTTCATCGGAGATCGTGGCCTCGGTCGGTGTTTTACTGCAGCTTAAGGATATAAATGCTGCCATCAATAAAGCCAGGCAAACACATAGTGGTTGTTTCATGGTAGTTCTCCAAATCGTAAATTAGAAAATATTGGGATTACAATTTAGAGTGCATTTTTTACCGTAAGGTTCCCTAAAAAATACTATATGCATAACAATTTACAATACAATATGTTAATAAATCATTAAATAAAATATTATCAAAAGACTTGACAACAAGGCACTCAATAGTTATAATTATGAAACTATAAGCATAGGAGGAATAAAAATGAGCAGAGATCTTATCAAGTACTATCCTTTTACTGAGCTGTCTTCCTTTCAGGATGACATGAACCGGCTTTTCTCGGATTTCCTGGGCCGGGCGCCGGACCGCAGAAACCTTTCCGACGGCCTATGGGCGCCGATGATGGACATTGAGGAGACCAAGACCGACATCATAGTTAAAGCCGAGATCCCCGGGATGAAGAAGGATGATATCAAGATCCAGATCTCAGGAGACATGCTGACAATTTCCGGCGAACGGCGGCATGAGGAGGAGACCAAGGACAAGACTTATCACCGGATAGAGAGGATGTACGGCCAGTTCCAGCGGGTCTTAAGGCTTCCCACCGAGGTGCAGTCCGGCAAGACCAGGGCGGCTTACGAGAACGGGCTGCTGACCATCACCGTCCCCAAGGCCGAAGAGGTGAAGCCCAAGGAGATCGCCATCGAGGTTAAGTAGCCCGGGACCATTAACAAGAAGTTGAGAAGATGAGAAGGTGAGAAACTAAGAAATCGCTTAGAGTTCAAATATCTCACCTTCGGGACTTCTCAACGTCTCATTTTCTGGAGTTAAAAATGCGCCCTGAATCCAATGCCCCGGTCTATACCATCAGCGTGGTGGCCAAGCTGTGCGGGCTGCACGAGCAGACCCTAAGGCTTTACGAGAGAAGGGGTTTGCTTTCCCCGGCCCGTGTAAGCGGCCGAACTAGGATGTATTCCCAGGACGATCTGGAGACTTTGGAACAGATAGTCTACCTGATCAGGGAGAAAGGCATTAACCTGGAAGGGGTCAGGGTGATAATGGAAATTGAGCAGAATCCGGAACAAACCATTGCCCGGTTGCGTATTCATAAATACAGCAACCAACCTCAAAATCTAATCGAAGAGGAAGAATAGAATGATCCGCAACAATAAGGGATCGGGGAACTTCAAATCATTGCTGGTGGGCAGCGCCTGCCTTATAGCCGGGATAATCATTGCCTCAAGCTTAAACCTGACGCCGTTCTCCCGGGCCGACAAGGGGGATCCGAAAAGCGCGGCCACGGGCAATTCAACCCTGCCTTTGACCTCGGGACTGCAGAGCCCCTTCGTGGCGGTGGCCAAAAAGGCCGGCCCGGCGGTGGTCAACATCAGCTCCAGGCGTTACACCGAGGTCATCTCCCGGGGCTTCCAGTCTCCCTACGATGATTTCTTCAAGGACTTTTTCCCCGAGTTCCGCCAGATGGAGCCGGAGAAGAAGCAGAAGAAGATCGAGGGCCAGGGCTCGGGATTCATCATAGATAAAAAGGGCTACATCCTGACCAACAATCACGTGGTGGCCGGCAACCCGGAACTTACCGTCAAGATGTCCGACAGCCGGGAATTCTCCGCCGAAGTGGTGGGAGCCGACCCCAAGAGCGACGTGGCGGTGATAAAGCTCAAGGGCCTTAAAGAGGACCTGCCGCAGTCGGAGGTGGCCGACCTGGGCAATTCCGACGAGATCGAAGTGGGAGACTACGCGGTGGCCATCGGCAACCCCTTTGGGCTGGAGCGCACCGTCACCCAGGGGATCATCAGCTACAAGGGCCGGACCGGGCTGGACATCCAGGGCGGCGGGCCCATGTACCAGGACTTCATCCAGACCGACGCCTCCATCAACTTCGGCAACTCGGGCGGGCCGCTGGTAAATCTTAGAGGCGAGGTGATAGGCATCAACACAGCCGTCAATTCGGCCGGCCAGGGCATAGGCTTTGCCATCCCCATCAACATGGCCAAAAAGATCGCCGACCAGCTGATAGACCACGGCAAGGTGGTGCGGGGCTATCTGGGAGTGCTGCCCCAGGAGGTGACCCCGGAGCTGGCCGAAGGCTTCGGACTCAAGGACCTCAAAGGCGTGCTGATAGCCAAGGTGGAGGAGGGCACACCGGCCGGCAAGGCCGGCCTGCTGGAAGGGGACATCATCATCAGGTTCAACAACCAGGAAGTTCCCACCGTGGCCAAGTTCCGCCAGATAGTGGCCGAGACCAAGGTGGGCGACCAGGTAAAGCTGTCGATCCTCCGCGATAAAAAACAGAAGACATTAAGCGCCGTCATCGGCGAGATGCCGGGCGAGACAGCGGCCAAAGCCAAGGATGAGGCCGAGCCCAAGATCTGGCTGGGGATCAAAAAACTCATTGCTGTCGACTCCGAGCAGGCCAAAATCGCCGGGATCACGGAAAAAGAGGGAGTGGTGATCGCCGAGATCGAGCCTGATTCCCCGGCCGACGATGCCGGGATCCAGCGGGGCGACGTCATAAAAAAGATAAACAACAAAATTATCAGGAACCTTTCCGACTATTCCAGCATCTTAAATAGTGAGCTCAAAAGCGACAAACCGGTGGTATTTCTGCTGAAACGGGGGCAGAATACCCTGTTCATAGCGGTCAAGGCGAAATAGATGGGATGAATACACTATACAGTAGTCAGTATTCACTAACTTTAAACGCCAAACGTTAAACGGTCCAACTGTTAAAAATGGATTACAGAAGAATAAGCTCCATAGCCGACGATCCCTCCCTGGACATATATTTCAGGGAGATCGGAAGTCTGCCGGTTCTAACCGAGGACGAGGAGTCCATTCTGGCCCTTAAGGCCAAGGCCGGGAACCGCAAGGCGCTGGACAAGCTGGTGGAGAGCAATCTGCGCTTCGTGGTCAGCGTGGCCAAGGATTTCCAGGGAAGGGGGATGTCCATGGCCGACCTGATCAACGAGGGCAATTTTGGGCTGATGCGGGCCATCAAGCGCTACGACCCCTACAAGGGTTACCGTTTTAACACATATGCCGTGTGGTGGATACGGCAGGCCATTCTTAAAGCCATAGCCGAGCAGACCCGCTCGGTGCGGCTGCCCATGAACCGGATAGACAAGCTGAACAAGATCAACAAGGCCATCCACGAACTGCAGACCCTTAATCCCAACACCGGAGGCAAACCTTCGGCCCGGCAGATATCCAAGCATTCGAAGATCTCCGAGGCCGAGGTGGCCGAACTGCTGGGGTTTTCCTCCAACGAGGTTTCGCTGGACGCCCCGTCCATTGAAGGCGACGGACGGACCCTGGGGGACACCATGGAAAACCAGGACCACAGTTCCCCGGAGCAGGTGCTGAAGAGCAAGACCATGGGCCACGACATCAAGCGGGTGCTATCTCTATTAACGCCCAGGGAAGAAAAGATCGTCAAGATGTATTACGGACTGGAGAACAACGACGAAGGGACCCTGGATTCCATCGGGCGGAAGTTCAACATCTCCCGGGAACGGGTGCGGCAGCTTAAAGACCGGGCCCTGAGGAAGATGAAAACCGCGGACCAAAGCGAAAGGCTGCGGGCCTATCTGGACTGATACCAAGCACTAGTCACTATTCAGTAGACAGTATTCACTAAAACAAAACAAGTTACTGACTACTGAATATTGAATAGAAAGACGGCCCCCCCCTCCGTGCTGGAGGGGGCTTTTGTTTGCTCTTTACATTTATTCCAATATTTAGTATAATAATCGTTCTTGCAAATTGCGCCATTAGCTCAGTTGGTAGAGCAGCTGACTCTTAATCAGCGGGTCAAAGGTTCGAGTCCTTTATGGCGCACCAGTAATCTTCATAGGCAAATGAAATAACATCTTGTTTGATACTATCTTACTTGACTGTTAGGTTCCTTTGCCTATTTTTTTTGTTCAGTTCTAATACTACCACTTTTGACTCCGATATGGCACAAATATGGCACAAATTGGAGCCAGAACTTTTCACATTGATGCCGGGGGCATTCAAGCCCTTTGTTAGTATGAGACAAAACAGAGGTGTGTGGGAATAATTAGCTGAAAGATATTTAAACTTAACTTAACGCTCTACAGGAGTCATCATAACTTTATTATGAGTATCATTACGGATTTAGAAAACCGTCTGCTGAATAATGACGAATGCATAGAAACTGATCGTTTCATTATAAGGGGCATTTGGGATATAAAATTGTTATATCAACCAAATACCCACGAAAGATGTTTTAAATATAATGTATTGGTTGTTCAAACCATAAAACAAGGTTGTTGTTATTATTCTGGGAAAAGAATAATGATAAATGATGATCTTATAGGCAAAGATGCAAGAACGATACTAAATAGGCATAATTGTTATTTTAAGAT is part of the candidate division TA06 bacterium genome and harbors:
- a CDS encoding MerR family transcriptional regulator — its product is MRPESNAPVYTISVVAKLCGLHEQTLRLYERRGLLSPARVSGRTRMYSQDDLETLEQIVYLIREKGINLEGVRVIMEIEQNPEQTIARLRIHKYSNQPQNLIEEEE
- a CDS encoding Hsp20/alpha crystallin family protein codes for the protein MSRDLIKYYPFTELSSFQDDMNRLFSDFLGRAPDRRNLSDGLWAPMMDIEETKTDIIVKAEIPGMKKDDIKIQISGDMLTISGERRHEEETKDKTYHRIERMYGQFQRVLRLPTEVQSGKTRAAYENGLLTITVPKAEEVKPKEIAIEVK
- a CDS encoding RNA polymerase sigma factor RpoD/SigA, with translation MDYRRISSIADDPSLDIYFREIGSLPVLTEDEESILALKAKAGNRKALDKLVESNLRFVVSVAKDFQGRGMSMADLINEGNFGLMRAIKRYDPYKGYRFNTYAVWWIRQAILKAIAEQTRSVRLPMNRIDKLNKINKAIHELQTLNPNTGGKPSARQISKHSKISEAEVAELLGFSSNEVSLDAPSIEGDGRTLGDTMENQDHSSPEQVLKSKTMGHDIKRVLSLLTPREEKIVKMYYGLENNDEGTLDSIGRKFNISRERVRQLKDRALRKMKTADQSERLRAYLD
- a CDS encoding polymer-forming cytoskeletal protein, whose protein sequence is MDKKTEIGGGPMNTLLGKGSSFNGTLKVEGGIRIDGQVEGQVETSGTLVIGKEGSLKAEIRAKDAIIGGKVIGNIVASNKIELQSGAHYSGDIKCRGLIIDSDVYFDGTSKMLGQHESKA
- a CDS encoding Do family serine endopeptidase, whose translation is MIRNNKGSGNFKSLLVGSACLIAGIIIASSLNLTPFSRADKGDPKSAATGNSTLPLTSGLQSPFVAVAKKAGPAVVNISSRRYTEVISRGFQSPYDDFFKDFFPEFRQMEPEKKQKKIEGQGSGFIIDKKGYILTNNHVVAGNPELTVKMSDSREFSAEVVGADPKSDVAVIKLKGLKEDLPQSEVADLGNSDEIEVGDYAVAIGNPFGLERTVTQGIISYKGRTGLDIQGGGPMYQDFIQTDASINFGNSGGPLVNLRGEVIGINTAVNSAGQGIGFAIPINMAKKIADQLIDHGKVVRGYLGVLPQEVTPELAEGFGLKDLKGVLIAKVEEGTPAGKAGLLEGDIIIRFNNQEVPTVAKFRQIVAETKVGDQVKLSILRDKKQKTLSAVIGEMPGETAAKAKDEAEPKIWLGIKKLIAVDSEQAKIAGITEKEGVVIAEIEPDSPADDAGIQRGDVIKKINNKIIRNLSDYSSILNSELKSDKPVVFLLKRGQNTLFIAVKAK